One region of Drosophila subobscura isolate 14011-0131.10 chromosome J, UCBerk_Dsub_1.0, whole genome shotgun sequence genomic DNA includes:
- the LOC117892963 gene encoding uncharacterized protein LOC117892963 — protein sequence MDPPQKSDYSAEYFEKALVKAHQSPNLRVESFHIEVLSQNGENFCSVIYRVVVGFRKTADATLKTGRYIIKDLLPVVAELGTNEKTMFEELLPEMDDILGRAPPSLGEHKLSADCLLADATNGKEVYVLEDLGALGYASMDRFRGLGLEDAQICLRKMAQFHAASMVLCQQQPELVAKLSPSHYADGVSDPFAQVIVVGGTEYAAEVFAQELPQIAKKMKAQIPEEYSKRIRAVVDPKNSAFNVIVHGDLWVNNMMLDRSNGNAILVDFQNCFLGSPAIDVQFFFYTSLQLEVLLHQQDALLQHYYHSLTETLKLCGYTGSVPTFEQLMAEMQRCLYYGYYAVACELPICCASPEASSDFNLHTFGNKQALEEKRRQLFASERVRQTIKAALLTFEQQGILETP from the exons ATGGATCCTCCACAGAAGTCAGATTACAGCGCGGAATACTTCGAGAAAGCTCTGGTCAAAGCTCACCAAAGCCCCAATTTACGCGTGGAAAGCTTTCACATCGAGGTTCTAAGCCAAAATGGAGAGAACTTTTGCAGCGTCATCTACCGCGTGGTAGTTGGATTTCGCAAGACAGCCGACGCCACCCTGAAGACGGGGCGCTACATCATCAAGGACTTGCTGCCTGTTGTGGCCGAGCTGGGGACCAACGAGAAGACCATGTttgaggagctgctgccagaaATGGATGACATACTCGGAAGAGCCCCACCCAGTCTGGGCGAGCACAAGCTGAGCGCTGA CTGCCTCTTGGCTGATGCAACCAACGGCAAGGAGGTGTACGTGCTGGAGGATCTTGGCGCCCTGGGCTATGCCTCAATGGATCGCTTTcggggtctgggtctggaGGATGCACAGATTTGTCTGCGAAAGATGGCCCAGTTCCATGCCGCTTCGATGGTtctgtgccagcagcaacccGAACTTGTGGCTAAACTTTCGCCCTCACACTATGCCGATGGAGTATCGGATCCCTTCGCCCAGGTCATTGTGGTCGGTGGAACCGAATACGCGGCCGAAGTGTTTGCCCAGGAGCTGCCGCAGATAGCTAAGAAAATGAAGGCCCAGATACCAGAGGAATACTCGAAGCGAATCAGGGCCGTGGTTGATCCAAAGAACTCTGCCTTCAATGTGATTGTCCATGGCGATCTGTGGGTGAACAACATGATGCTCGATCGAAGCAACGGCAATGCCATACTC GTGGACTTTCAGAACTGTTTCCTGGGCAGCCCGGCCATCGATGTGCAGTTTTTCTTCTACACCAGCCTGCAattggaggtgctgctgcaccagcagGATGCACTGCTGCAGCACTACTACCACAGCCTCACCGAGACCCTGAAACTGTGCGGCTATACCGGCTCTGTGCCCACCTTTGAGCAGTTAATGGCTGAGATGCAGCGCTGCTTGTATTATGGCTACTATGCCGTTGCCTGTGAGCTGCCCATCTGTTGCGCCTCCCCCGAGGCCAGTTCGGACTTCAATTTGCACACTTTTGGCAACAAACAGGCCTTGGAAGAGAAACGTCGCCAGCTGTTTGCCAGCGAGCGAGTGCGTCAGACGATCAAAGCAGCATTGTTGACATTCGAGCAGCAGGGAATACTGGAGACACCTTAG
- the LOC117894236 gene encoding probable 28S ribosomal protein S26, mitochondrial produces MLRAGCQLLTQSTLPAAKTGSNGFALEFVRWRRKPRWLPVAKSKMFRVPERKKQTEEERTELMRLHNQYKTQLRSVRQFLREEVVRHEETSTADHIVLTPEQEEAEYQALLAANAEWNATIARERDQRLAKERDEKVAYVQERLEARKLRDEERRERANEAVLREIERSKTYITREGLTAAIETALANPVDPNFAIDMAGNLYQGRTSLEVPNAAPEPDQQALSN; encoded by the exons ATGCTGCGTGCTGGCTGCCAATTGTTGACGCAGTCCACCCTGCCCGCTGCCAAGACGGGCAGCAATGGTTTCGCACTAGAGTTTGTGCGCTGGCGCCGGAAACCGCGCTGGCTGCCGGTGGCAAAGAGCAAAATGTTCCGCGTGCCCGAGCGCAAGAAGCAGACGGAGGAGGAGCGTACCGAGCTGATGCGCCTGCACAACCAGTATAA AACACAGCTGCGGTCGGTGCGACAGTTCCTGCGCGAGGAGGTCGTCCGTCACGAGGAAACCTCCACGGCGGACCACATCGTACTCACAcccgagcaggaggaggccgaGTACCAGGCCTTGTTGGCCGCCAATGCTGAATGGAACGCAACAATCGCCCGGGAGCGGGACCAGCGCCTGGCCAAGGAGCGCGACGAGAAGGTGGCCTACGTCCAGGAGCGACTCGAGGCACGTAAGCTGCGCGATGAGGAGCGTCGGGAGCGCGCCAACGAAGCGGTTCTACGCGAGATCGAACGCTCAAAGACATACATAACCCGGGAGGGCCTCACTGCGGCCATCGAAACGGCGCTGGCCAATCCCGTGGATCCCAATTTCGCCATCGACATGGCCGGCAACCTCTACCAGGGACGCACCAGCTTGGAGGTACCAAATGCCGCTCCGGAGCCCGATCAGCAGGCCTTGAGTAATTAG
- the LOC117894334 gene encoding ATR-interacting protein mus304: MASKRFGAMKDFARAKKPRLDVSVARASSRPSPPRNIIDFWDDDDDVILMATQLAEAEIEAEAKRKADATNITAVDITFSEFAPVRGTTSTQQMFPPAAPPKQKTSSIDMDAIFGDDEDFDFLAMALTEDVPPPATPPPAQEKAKAGPTTTSITIQQTNTQITATQSRQQEHQIKFLLDRIENLKKDNSKLQKDLGDSNERTEIKSGEVSLLRDELRHVRQQLQASKMEKLALADETNKNCNQKVAEAAKQIAAKEIELTMKNAENTKLRIQQQTRRAHDKTMNGSMSMLQAAANPSEQRALLRLHKLNIHQTVPRLMANNASVYEYSEEREKGKKQGTLFEVELKQLLLNYAQLQSQPESVDTLVQRIVCSVRKVFSEFALYTQGLEFPHNCMLYPHNPYVLHTHHSVSRHSLAQPGALYANERALLLRRYIATLAMICRQQGKIARAVLRQRHNDLWLLELAIDAIVKLGFSYEVSEHFGLLEATASLLLSLLRAQQHEEQRVEELLVELLKQLVFTRPSPWVFGELSACLLACLKQPQLLARLCVNSPKSCFISDRVRSVYRFGPSSCLLQVYAGLLELCFFSETALQVAHFQLLLSIGGNHVRFAFECFKNPPDFMLEMLPFFADEEESDANDPTLTNKLSSSSTAAVHGSASNGSCTLTASDSHSNSNSSSSRNSCECYVKLCLSVVTLVFQMMHQWMLHQRKIGTEQVGEMSRIAVHLLTLVFHEYYLTCLFRDSEETTKHYLSLICNWWTEHSGLLGFQPIHLRLLSQLEKSHFMLKPLHQEANRSNPSNDLAEWTRIINHADARTENVAPHASDASKLLEIDFFGGLKRVDYTFD; encoded by the exons ATGGCTTCTAAGCGCTTCGGGGCCATGAAGGATTTCGCGAGGGCCAAAAAGCCGAGACTCGATGTGAGCGTGGCCCGGGCATCGTCTCGGCCCAGTCCACCCCGCAACATCATCGACTTCtgggacgacgacgacgatgtcATCCTGATGGCCACCCAGCTGGCGGAAGCCGAGATCGAGGCGGAGGCCAAGCGCAAGGCGGACGCCACAAACATCACGGCTGTGGATATTACATTCAGCGAGTTTGCCCCTGTGCgaggcaccaccagcacccagCAGATGTTTCCACCTGCAGCGCCGCCGAAGCAGAAGACATCGAGCATTGACATGGATGCCATATTCGGGGACGACGAGGATTTTGATTTCCTGGCCATGGCGCTCACGGAGGATGTGCCACCCCCTGCAACCCCGCCTCCGGCacaggaaaaggcaaaggctgGCCCGACGACGACAAGCATCACCATTCAGCAGACAAATACACAGATTACGGCGACCCAGTCGCGTCAGCAAGAGCACCAGATAAAGTTCCTACTGGATCGCATCGAGAACCTGAAGAAGGACAATTCCAAGCTGCAAAAGGATCTGGGCGACAGCAACGAGCGCACGGAGATCAAGTCGGGAGAG GTCAGTCTGCTGCGGGATGAACTGAGGCATgtgcgccagcagctgcaggccagCAAAATGGAGAaactggcactggccgacGAGACCAACAAAAACTGCAACCAGAAGGTGGCCGAGGCGGCTAAGCAGATTGCAGCCAAGGAAATCGAGCTGACAATGAAGAATGCAGAGAACACCAAGCTGAGGATACAGCAGCAGACACGTCGTGCACACGATAAAACCATGAACGGAAGCATGAGTATGCTTCAGGCTGCGGCCAATCCCTCGGAGCAGCGCGCTTTGTTGCGCCTCCACAAGCTGAATATCCACCAGACAGTGCCTCGACTGATGGCCAACAATGCCAGCGTCTACGAGTACAGCGAGGAGCGGGAGAAGGGCAAGAAGCAGGGCACACTCTTCGAAGTGGAGCtcaagcagctgctcctcaACTACGCCCAGCTGCAGTCCCAGCCGGAATCTGTGGACACTTTGGTTCAGCGCATCGTCTGCTCTGTGCGGAAAGTGTTCTCGGAGTTTGCGTTGTATACCCAGGGCCTGGAGTTTCCCCACAACTGCATGTTGTATCCCCACAATCCTTATGTACTTCACACACATCACAGCGTCAGTCGCCACTCGCTCGCGCAGCCTGGGGCGCTGTACGCCAATGAGCGGGCTCTGCTCCTCCGTCGCTACATCGCTACCTTGGCCATGatttgcaggcagcaggggaAGATCGCTCGAGCAGTGCTCAGGCAGCGGCACAACGatctctggctgctggagctggccatcGATGCGATTGTCAAGCTGGGCTTCTCCTACGAGGTCAGCGAGCACTTTGGTCTGCTCGAGGCCActgcctcgctgctgctcagcCTGCTGCGTGCGCAGCAGCACGAGGAGCAGCGCGTGGAAGAGCTTTTAGTTGAGCTGCTCAAGCAGTTGGTCTTCACTCGGCCCAGTCCCTGGGTCTTTGGCGAACTCAGTGCCTGTCTGCTGGCCTGCCTGAAGCAaccgcagctgctggcgcGTCTGTGCGTAAACAGTCCCAAGAGCTGCTTCATCTCGGACCGTGTGCGGAGCGTCTACCGCTTCGGACCcagctcctgcctgctgcaggtCTACGCTGGCCTGCTGGAGCTGTGCTTCTTCAGCGAGACGGCGCTGCAGGTGGCCcacttccagctgctgctatCCATTGGCGGCAATCACGTGCGCTTCGCCTTTGAGTGCTTCAAGAATCCGCCGGACTTTATGCTGGAAATGCTGCCGTTCTTTGCCGATGAAGAGGAATCCGATGCCAATGACCCAACACTGACCAACaagctgagcagcagctccacggcCGCGGTGCATGGCTCGGCGTCAAATGGTTCCTGCACGCTGACTGCCTCGGACTCgcactccaactccaactctaGCTCCTCGCGCAACAGCTGCGAGTGCTATGTGAAGCTTTGCCTGAGCGTGGTCACGCTTGTCTTCCAAATGATGCACCAATGGATGCTGCATCAGCGGAAAATAG GCACCGAACAAGTGGGTGAAATGTCTCGCATTGCGGTGCATCTGCTGACGCTCGTCTTTCATGAGTATTATCTGACCTGCCTGTTCCGTGACTCCGAGGAAACAACGAAGCACTACCTCAGCCTCATCTGCAACTGGTGGACCGAGCACTCGGGCCTGCTGGGATTCCAGCCCATTCACT TGCGCTTGCTAAGTCAGCTGGAGAAATCCCATTTCATGCTCAAGCCGTTGCACCAGGAGGCGAATCGCAGCAATCCCAGCAACGACCTGGCCGAGTGGACGCGCATTATCAACCATGCGGATGCCCGCACCGAGAACGTAGCTCCGCATGCTTCTGATGCGTCCAAACTACTCGAAATCGACTTCTTTGGTGGCCTCAAGCGAGTGGATTACACATTTGATTag
- the LOC117894234 gene encoding DNA-directed RNA polymerase III subunit RPC4: MPAKRMTATTATTTRPPPPPVAGVSSHNSTASGGSAARPLEMLNGMTRLTPARDLTLGGRGAGSKKVFAPNLNAVRNKNVNVKTSKDFTQARGGKRGGRGTASGATRGRGGNSTLIQTTGVFSEGAGEAQVRRSTGNGTAYARASEEQAVTRKRTDRKDDKAQALRVRALLGESDASEGDASDASDTEADKTELALKPIALREGLWLTEKPIVKQEDASLGSNQQDPLAMAQHLQQLHVSAQTVVMEETPLQYGRYPRSIAGFLDVPQSQIFLMQLPDVLPCVTDEAEEGSRDAPKKEEVPSAASETEPKSPAAPASTGAPRPSVLRQLEEGQIGKILRYRSGRVKLLLGDTRFDLDMGLESGFLQELMSVTANREQRSGNMINLGPIQAKIKATPDWVHLFEQQDAAKRSVSTAPSTSMRPPTT; this comes from the exons ATGCCAGCTAAGCGAATGACCGccacgacagcaacaacaacgagaccACCCCCACCGCCAGTCGCTGGCgtcagcagccacaacagcaccGCCAGCGGAGGAAGCGCGGCACGTCCCCTAGAGATGCTGAACGGCATGACCCGCCTGACACCAGCCAGAGACCTCACTCTGGGCGGACGTGGTGCGGGCAGCAAAAAGGTTTTTGCCCCCAACTTGAACGCGGTGCGGAATAAGAACGT CAATGTGAAAACATCCAAGGACTTTACGCAGGCACGCGGTGGAAAGCGCGGTGGCCGCGGCACTGCGTCGGGAGCAACACGTGGTCGTGGCGGCAATTCAACGCTGATCCAGACCACGGGCGTGTTCTCGGAGGGAGCTGGAGAGGCACAGGTGCGCAGGTCCACGGGCAATGGCACGGCATATGCGCGGGCGAGCGAGGAGCAGGCGGTGACCCGGAAGCGCACCGATCGCAAGGATGACAAGGCACAAGCGCTGCGAGTGAGGGCGCTGCTGGGCGAGTCCGATGCCAGCGAGGGCGATGCGTCCGACGCCAGTGATACCGAGGCTGATAAGACTGAGCTGGCCCTCAAGCCGATAGCCCTGAGGGAAG GCCTGTGGCTAACAGAGAAACCCATTGTGAAGCAAGAAGATGCCAGCTTGGGCTCAAATCAGCAAG ACCCGCTCGCCATGGCccagcacctgcagcagctccatgtGTCCGCCCAGACGGTGGTGATGGAAGAGACACCGCTCCAGTATGGCCGATATCCGCGCAGCATCGCGGGATTCCTCGATGTGCCCCAGTCGCAGATATTTCTGATGCAGCTGCCCGATGTCCTGCCCTGCGTAACCGATGAGGCAGAGGAAGGATCGAGGGACGCACCCAAAAAGGAGGAAGTCCCCTCTGCCGCCTCTGAAACCGAGCCCAAAAGTCCCGCTGCTCCAGCCTCCACGGGTGCGCCCAGGCCAAGtgtgctgcggcagctggaggagggcCAAATCGGCAAGATTCTCAGGTATCGATCGGGTCGAgtcaagctgctgctgggcgacACGCGCTTCGACCTGGACATGGGCCTGGAGTCGGGCTTCCTGCAGGAGCTCATGTCGGTGACTGCCAATCGcgagcagcgcagcggcaaCATGATCAACCTAGGCCCCATTCAGGCCAAGATCAAGGCCACACCCGACTGGGTGCATCTCTTCGAGCAGCAGGACGCCGCCAAGCGTAGTGTCAGCACAGCCCCCAGCACATCCATGCGGCCACCGACTACGTAG